The following nucleotide sequence is from Nitrospirae bacterium YQR-1.
CAACGGCACACACCTTGCCGGTTGAGAGGTTTATCTTAGGTTGGTAGTAAAGGACAAATTCATCCCTTTCCAAAGCTTTTCTTAAATTGTTTTCAAGTTTAAGACGCCTCAGAGCTTTTGTGTTCATTTCGGAGTTGAAGAATTGGTAGTTATTCCTACCCTTTTCTTTAGCCTGATACATGGCGATGTCGGAATTTTTCAAAAGTGTGTCTATGTCATCTCCATCTGTAGGATAAATGCTTATACCGATGCTTGCGCCGACAAAGCATTCATGTCCGTCCAGGTAATAGGGTTCAGAGATAGATTCAATGATTTTCTCAGCCACTAAGGCGGCATCCTGCGTTTTTTTTATAAACGGTAAAATGATAACAAACTCATCACCGCCCACGTGGGCTACGGTGTCGGTGTCTCTGACACAGACAGGAAGTTTCTTAGCGGCTTTTTTCAGAAGTAAATCTCCCATGTCGTGTCCCAGTGTGTCGTTAACGTACTTAAAGCCGTCAAGGTCTAAAAACAATAGGGCAAACATCTGGTTGTACCTGCGTGAGTGTCCAAGCGTGTGGCTCAATCTGTCATAAAAGAGCGTTCTGTTGGGCAGGTCTGTGAGGGAGTCGAAATGAGCAAGGTATTGAAGGCGCTGCTCTGCTATTTTTCTTTCTGTAATGTCTATTCCGGTTAATACTATGTATTCAATTCGGCCCTTATCGTTTAACATGGCAGTGTTTGACCATGCTATCAATCTGTATGAACCACTTTTGCCAACCAGGAAATTCTCAAAACAAAGAGGGTATTGTCCCTCCAGTATTTTTGCAAAATTTGCCTTAAATTGATTTACATCCTCCTTTTTTACCAAAAAATCCCAGATACATTTTCCATTCAGCTCTTCAGAGCAATACTCTGTGGTGAGCTCACATGTTTTATTGGAACGTACAAGTGTGCCGTTTATGTCTGAAACCAGCACAAGAGCGCCTACTATGTCTAAAATAGCATCTAATAAACTACAGTCTGCACTATTGCCGCTTATAGAAATTGTATCGTCAACACCTTTGGTGCCGATAGTCCCTATCAGCCGACTCATGTTTGCCGCTGTATGGCCGTTTGTCTCTCTCTCCGGTGACATCTGTACTCCTCTTTTAATCCTATAAAATCACGTTACCGCCTGATACCAAGCTGCATTCATTCGTCTAATACCAAGTTGCATTCATTCGATTAACTTTGTTGGCATCGTCACAAGTTCCGGGGCGTACTCTCCCCTAATGGGGAATCCCCTGTAAGGGGAGGCGTCGCCGGCTCTCAGCCGCCTTGCTATACTTCTAATTGCAGCTTGGTATGATAACACAGTAAAAATATTATAACAAAAAAACACAGTTTTGTTTCTGTTTAAATGAAATAAAAAAAAGACAGCCGGAGAGTCTGCAGGGAATATTACGATGCCGTTAGCGGCTTAATATATCAGGCTGTTGTATGGAATAGATTGTTTGTTAGTTCCCTGAGAGTCTCAGACATTTTAATGTAATCCTCCGGCGGTATCTGCCTGACAACATTACCCTTTGAATCTTCCACCTTGATTACGACATTTTTTTTGTCATCTACAGCAAAATACGCCTTACCTTTGGTATCCGGCAAGGCATGTGTCTGTTCTTTGTCATTTTCACTATTGCCGCTTTCAGCTTGCTTTGCTATTGTTAAGGCATCCTCTGAATCTTTGATATTTCCGGTGGCGGCCATAAGCTTACTCTCAGTGGTTTCCCCGGCATCAAGCGGGCTGTTGTCGTTACCACGCATTATGGTAACTTTATCCGTTTCCGGAGTCTTTTGGCGGTTCTGCGCTTTCTCAGTCCCTCTGTCACCTGCAGGGTGAGAAAAAACCGGTATGTTGGTACTAAATTTCCTTATCTCCATCGTTGCCGTCCCTGACAAAAAGGCTATTTTTACACACAACTGCGGCGTCCACGGGCACCTAACCAGTAACTGCTCCACATGATATCACCATGTGGACGCCTGCCCCTTGCCTACATAGCCTGTTATCCTGAAATTGAAGACTGCACGCTCTGAGCTGTCTTTTCAGGTTTCTTAGCGGGTGTCGCTGCATTTGCCTGAGCGTTCCTCGCCTCTTTAGATAGATTTACAACCGCTGCTCCGCCGGCTGCCTCCGTTGCTGAGCTTTCTTCCTTGCCGGATTGCACCTTAGTGCCTGCATTTGCCGCCTTTGCCGCATTTGAGATGTTTACAACCGCCGCAGCGTTAGCCTTCTGCGAATTCTGGTCTTTTTCGCTTTTTAACTCTTCCTGACGCTTGGTCTCTTGTGCCGCTTGCCCTGAAGCATTTACTTTGCTCTGTGTTACTCCTACCGTCTGATTACCCACATTATTTACTGCCATTTTACTCACCCCCCTTGCCGTTACTATGCTTATCATTTCTCTTATCGGTTAAATTTTTTGAAACTTTAACCTGATTAAAAAATTTTTTTAATCATCACCTG
It contains:
- a CDS encoding EAL domain-containing protein; amino-acid sequence: MSPERETNGHTAANMSRLIGTIGTKGVDDTISISGNSADCSLLDAILDIVGALVLVSDINGTLVRSNKTCELTTEYCSEELNGKCIWDFLVKKEDVNQFKANFAKILEGQYPLCFENFLVGKSGSYRLIAWSNTAMLNDKGRIEYIVLTGIDITERKIAEQRLQYLAHFDSLTDLPNRTLFYDRLSHTLGHSRRYNQMFALLFLDLDGFKYVNDTLGHDMGDLLLKKAAKKLPVCVRDTDTVAHVGGDEFVIILPFIKKTQDAALVAEKIIESISEPYYLDGHECFVGASIGISIYPTDGDDIDTLLKNSDIAMYQAKEKGRNNYQFFNSEMNTKALRRLKLENNLRKALERDEFVLYYQPKINLSTGKVCAVEALIRWVNPQYGLISPLEFIPLAEETGLIIPIGEWVLRTACRESVQWQRAGGVALVMAVNLSARQFKSEDFIKTIEDVLSDTQLRPELLELELTESIVMEDAERTIKILRSVRDKGIHIAIDDFGMGYSSLSYLKRFPICRLKIDKSFVRDITTDPDDEAISTAIIAMAHSLKLDVTAEGVETLEQLEFLRALKCDEAQGYLFSRPVPSKDFLEFLNNTGSF
- a CDS encoding flagellar protein FlaG; its protein translation is MEQLLVRCPWTPQLCVKIAFLSGTATMEIRKFSTNIPVFSHPAGDRGTEKAQNRQKTPETDKVTIMRGNDNSPLDAGETTESKLMAATGNIKDSEDALTIAKQAESGNSENDKEQTHALPDTKGKAYFAVDDKKNVVIKVEDSKGNVVRQIPPEDYIKMSETLRELTNNLFHTTA